From Solanum stenotomum isolate F172 chromosome 2, ASM1918654v1, whole genome shotgun sequence:
CTCATATACTAGAGATATTATTGCAagttacccttaaataaataattttgacccCCGACTCCGGCTCAACCCCTACCAAGCCTCAAGGGCCAAGGGCTTATATGGATTGGGCTTATAAGCCCTAATTTTAAATGGGCTTAAAAAATCTTATTCCGACCTTACTCCTAATAACGGATTGAATTGAATCGACCCCATGGGCTAAGCCCATTTTGACGGCTCTACTATTTATATAAGAATGAAAGTAGTTTACAAAGCTACGAGCAAATTCCTCGTAAAATTACTTATGAAAGTTGCGTACAAAGTTATTTATATGTTGTTTGCAACCTTCTTTAGAAAGTCGATGGAGTACATCCATAAGAAGAAAACACTTATgggatatttttttaaaaaaataaactcattttaaaagcttgatcaaataaattattaatcttTAAACTCTAATTTAAAGTGACATTCTACAATCAAGTCGAATTTATACGATCTCATAATTCCCGCTAATTAGAACTCAAAGGCACTATTTCCTTTTAAGTTATGTTTGGTACggatgaaaataattttcaaaattttcatattggATTGAttgaaatgatttgaaaaataatttctctacgaaaataattttttgcaaAACGAAGAAAACAGATTTCTTAATGAAAATGTccaaaacaaatttcataaataacatTACAAATAAATTGTCTTTTCCCCATCCACGCAACATACCCCGAACCCCCACTTCACCTTATCCTACCATCATAGTATTCTATTAGATTACATATAAATGttctattaataatattttttacttatttaccagatgcttataaataaataaaataccaaATATTTTCTCGTACCAAATACacccttttaaaataaaaactgtTTGTCTCGAAAATTATTGACAAATGTATGAACGTGGGTACTTGAACCCCTCATTTTCCTTTCTTGTAGAATCTCCATTACTTCCAGACACTTTTTTCATCTACAAAAACTCATATTTTTTCTCCATTAACACAACAACCATATTAACCTTcaaaaactaatatatattcatCCTTTCCAATttagaaaaacaataaaataaaataaaaatcatggaattttttagaaaattaagtaTACTTGTTCTTTTTTGTCTTATTACAATTTCCTCTGAAATAATTCACACAAATGGTGATCAACAAAATGTTGAAGACAATAAAAAAGAACAATCTCCTACACAAATGCTAGAAGAAGCTTATTCTATGCTTCTTACATCTACATTACGTTCTTTGGATGTGGCTAAGTCATACATTAATCAACTTCAACTTAAGTATTTTCCTCCAAATGTAGAGTAAGTATTTTTTTCCTTCCCTTCTATTAGATTTTCTTTGGTTTCTTTACGCCGGCAACAAAAGAGATATTTAGTGGCAATAGATGTCGTCGCAGAAGCATTTAATGACATTTGAGTTAATGTCATTGCATTCAGAGTCGTAACATTTATATCGAATGATGATATAAATACTCatatttcttattgttggttaATATATAATTTAGCAGCAATTGttttattgccgctaaataaTTGACgcaaaattctttatttgttgtagtgttAGTACATTTGAATTATAGAGGTGTTCTTTTATGGTTAGGGGTAGTTCTATTAGAGACAGAGTCAagattttaattaagtttatgtgttctagaTCATAAGTCATAACCCTTTTTGTTTACTGGATTcttgatatattatttatacatattaaataaatttcttaacaTAAATATAGAGTTTGGATTAAAGTTATTGATTTTGCCAAACTCATATAGCAATAGGTGTAGGAGCACCATTTCATGCAACAAGTTGATGGAGAGGTGAAAAGAACTATTTAATGAGTGTAATAGAGAACATGATATCTGATGCAAATCCAAATCCCTAAATATGATGGGGTGGGATGAATGATATCCTTTCACCCTATCTCGAGTTCGAGTCCTGTGAATAGAGAGACCTCATAATAGGGAGTCACTTCCTCCTTAAAATTAATTGTAAACAACACGAATCTTAATTAATCGTACAATCAGATGGTTATatatagaccaaaaaaaaaaaaaaagtgcttcAATTTCTTACATTCCTAGTGACAGTAGTAGAGTCTTTAGGAAGAATGCATCATGCTTTACTACCAAGTACCAAGATTTGGTTCACTAGTGATGTCTATACCTTGACGAAgatctccttttcttttcataatCTGATAACATAGTAGTTTATGTTCTTTACGAGGTAGGAGTAAGatctgcatacactctacctTCCCCCGACCCAACTTATGGCTATACacagggtatgttgttgttattgtttggAAAATGAGTTTGGGAGTTTGATCGTTTTGCAGTTTCAGAAGCAAGGATGATGTCAGTTCTAATGGAGGTGCTGGAGAGAGGATAATGGAGGCTACTCAGAAGAGCTTTGAAAAGAGCAAAGAGACTGTAGAAGGATCCGCCAAATCTGCTGCTGAGGCGGTGGAGCAGAAAGTGCATGACACAGCTGACAAAGTGAAGGATACAATATCTGCAGGGCACAGAACAGATGAGAAAACTGAAGCCACTGTGCCTTCTGGACATGATGAACTCTGAAAATAATGTACTGACAAATCAAGAAGTGATTAGCATTTCTTCCTTTCTCTTCTGTAGTGTAATACTTTTTACGTTCTTTTTGTAACCGTGGTGTCTGAGCCAAGCACAGGACCAGGTGACTCTATCCACCAAAGTTTGGATAGATAGGAAGAAACCTCAAGATTCTCAACTCGCTTCTGTAGTATGATATTTTTTTCCCATAGGTCTTTTATAGCATCAGAAATGTGTGATTTGTCTACATTCAAAATTTGATTACTGTAAAAATTCCACAAGTTTAGGTATATGAATTATGACCAATATCCTTGAATCCTAATCCAACAACCATAACTGGCTATATCTGAACTAAAGTTACAAGCTGGCAAATCAATGatctaaaactgaaataaatcataACAGAGTTGAGAAGATATGATGAAACAAAGCATGTCATTTTAACCCTCGAAAGCTCGAGAATGGTGGCTTAACAAGTTCagcaaagaaattgaaatggaTGAAAAACAAGTAAACACTATGAAGGGAGATTAGAGGAAAGTTTGAGGCATTCACTTTGACATCTCCTGAGGCAGACATCATTCCAGTTTGGCACTTGATGCTGGTTGACACAGACAGTGCGAGCGCAGGCATCAGAGCAAGCATCAAGTTCCGATACACCACAAACGGTAATACAAGTATCGGGAATTGGATCCTTCGAAAATGCACCAACCTTCTTCAACATTCTCTTTGAAGTACAGACTCTCTCGCATACAAAAATATCATCAGTGCTCTTCTCCCTGCCACGTGCACTCTTAATTCTCTGCTCCTCAGCATGATTTCTCCTAATTCTGTAAGCTTGACCAGCTACAATCGCAGGAATAGCTGCCCCTAACAAGGACCACCATACCTCAACCATTAGGGCTACAGCTGTGGAATTGTTTGTCTTCTTCCTCCCTGCTAACTTTACAATAAGAACCAAGACTTTTTAACCGCCGCTCTTTTCAATTAGAAAATAGCAGAACTAAAATACTTGAAATGTGGAGTAATTTAAGAGATGCAAGAAACTATGCAACCAACATCTAGAAATGGTTTCGATTCTTTCCCTGTTTATCCATTAGGAGGACTCACAGATACAGAAATGTGGTATGAGATTCTGTACATCTGTAACTTATTCACTAAATGAATAGATTGTCAAAAACAAAAACCAAATTCTCCACCCCTTGGTCCACATTAAACTAGGGCCATAACCATTAGTCACTTTTGTGGAACGCAATACCCAACTCTCATAAAACTGGTACACTTAAAACAAGTGAGTAAATCATCCCTTATAgacatttcattaatatttgtGCGTCATCCTTTTCTCGCAAACTCTATGACAAGATATACCCATCCTACAGAACCCTCCGCCCCCCAAAGAAAGAACGATTGCACCAAGGGTAATGGGATCACTTTAGTTAGAACACAATGCTTAATCGATTAAGATTGTGATGAATGAGTCCTGAAGAGAAGAACACAAGGCTGAGATTCATAAGATTACATGTTCATTGATGACTTGATGCCATCTTCAGTCAGTATAATAATGAATTCCACGTTAGATTATCTCAAAGTATATCAGATATGATCTCTTTACCCCACAAATGTAGGGGTAAGTTCTATGTACTcccaccctccccagacctcacttgtgggaaatactgggtatgttgttggtTTATATCCGTGATGATTAATCACAATAGCATCATTAGATTAAACCTACTATCAAAACAGGAAAAGGAAAACATTTCGACTTAGAAATAGTAGCTGCATTATATTCCTACTGTTGTTTCTGagaatacaaataaaaatggatgaTCAAGCATTACAACTGACAACATAAGTTTCAACTCCATCATTAATAGTTTGTTTGTCAAAACACCCACCCACCATTCATCCCCTaaagaaatcaaaagatttttctTTACTAAACACACTAATCCGAGAAAAAAGCTCGAAATTAGAAACCTCTATTACCTCCAACTCTAACTATGGAATACTGATCCTATCAATAAGAAATGAAAACTCTCAGGTTTTCCTTTCCCGCACTTCAACGCCTAAAAGGATAACAATCAAGCCTCTCCTATTCATAATGTAAGAGGTTTTACCATTCATGTCATCTCTTATTCATCTCCCTCTTATTTATCAAGCACAACAAGCGAAATTCAACTTCATcaacagaagaagaaaaaaaaaaaaagcaaaattggaatttttttatcttccaaacaaacaataataataacaataactgCAGTACATCCTCTAGAGAATAGATCTTTTATCAGCCGTCATTTAGCAAAATGATATCTAATCAAACCACTATGTTGGTTATAAGCAACATCCACAATGCTATTGAGGCTAACAAACATGTCCTCATTCAtgtaaatatgatttttggtaaatatacAACATCACAAGGATAGAACTCTTAAAAgtgcttattttgaaaaaagtgaGGTGTTTGGCAAGTTTTAGGGAGAAAATAAGTGCTATGGGGATTCATAAGCTAAAAAAGATATCTAATCAAACCTCCTATTAATAACATCACAAAGTTGGTTATAAGCAACATCCACAACGCTATGGAGGCTACCGTAAATATACAGTATCACAAGGATAGAACTcttggaaaaaagaaaacaccAAACCTCAGTCTCTTTTTAAtcagaaaaaaaacaaaaaatagcaCTATGCTAACAGTCCATAACATTTTAAGAATGGAACATTCTCCTTCCCTGAACTCAAACATCCAAAATTGACATTAATATGGTCAAGCAAATGAGGAAAAATGACTTGTAAAAACCCAAAGCTACAAACTTTAACCCTGAAACCACATTATTAccattactattttttatttttttttgacaagggaaacccgcagttgctgccctttgggtgcgcacaggatAAAACCccctcctatgcaatagctcgcaaaccacataggagaggtaacccgcactaggcaaacccggtgcgacgagctcgacccagaaggctaACCCCTTagtttcgctggcaaggggtttcgaacttgagacttccaacatggaagtcccaagcccaaaccactgggccaccccgaagggtacaTTATTACCATTACTATTACAATTCTTTCTTGTTGAGAATCATTGATTTACCCTTAATTTGAGAAATTAGTCATTTGGGTCGGCACTAAATTGCAAGACAAATATAGTACTACAACAAAACTAACAGCTAAAGAAGCAAAACCAGAAACTACaacatcaaaattttcaagaatttaatccaaaaaacacaaattaaaacaagaaattGATGAAATCAAACAAGAAAATCCACAAACTAGAAGCAGAAATACTATgtttaagcaaaaaaaaaaaaataccttaaAAAAATGGAGGAAGCAAGTGGAATGAAGGGAATTGTGAAGGATTTAAGGGAGAAGGGGTTTAAGGGTTTcttatatttacttattttgcGATCCATTGATTGCCCGACAAAATTATAGTGTACGACATTTGGTACATAGTATAAGAATAGAATAATTTAGGGGTAAATTTgagattaattttattaatttaatttgagtaattagttatttttttaaaaaatcctaTCTTATTATTCGTACTAAAATTGTGGAATTATTAGAATACAAATGGTGATATTATTTTCTCGTATAAAGGatgtaataaaataattttgggatTATTTTATATAGTGTTTGGTTATggatattatttaatttcataattatttGATGTGATAATTACCTAATTACATGAACATTCCTGTCATATTTACTGATTCTCTTTAccgtttaaaataattatatattatctcattaattaataatttcatgtCAGATATacctaaatatatatatttttggtatCCAATATATCAAAATAGGGAAAGAGGCGAGTGGCATGGGAGGGAGGCGAGTAAGATAGTCTTCGTATTCCAGATATATAGGAAGAAAGGCAAGTGGAATAGGAGAGAGGCCAGCAAGAGAGTCGGATACATGTGAGTTCACTTGGATACAGTGTATCTGGATAAATTACGCCTAATTTTGACCCCATAtatttgagatacatgtatctagataCGTCAAATACTTGTATCCaaagtttaaattttgataaaatttataatattgaaaACTCGCGTCAAGGTAAGTAATTTATTACTGAACTAATAGAATTTGTGTTGTTTGTCCCTTTTTATCCAATATTTTAGAATAAATGGAAAAGGATGTTTGTTTTTGGTATCAAAAGTACTCTTCCCATATAACTAAAGGACGACAAATATTCTCCCTTTTTAATGAAAGGCTACTAGAGGCATCCAACGTATCAAAAATTTGCCTACCCTGTTTTAATTAacgtgtatatatatgtcatgaTATTTCTATCGTCTCAAAATATAAAGCAGTATTACAAagattttgatataatatatgtattaccAAACAATGGATAAATATAATACTAAAATTTATATCAAGATCAAATTCTTATTCCACACTAACCAAAGTCTCTTTCATTTCCTTCGCTAGAATTGCTGAATTAGGAAAGAATGTTTCGTAAATATAAGATTTAATccttaatttatgaaaattttattattgaaagtgaaaaatgtaaaaatatccTTCTTCAAGGTACTCATACTCACCAAATTACACATATTATCACTTTAGCTCTTATTAAATGGCATGTATAATAGAATTAAAAGGGAAATCGTTTTAATAACAGTAATGTTTGAACCAATTTACACGCACACTAgagtagaaaaaaataaatacgaAGAGTGGGACATTATGTCATAGCAAATTTAACTAAACTTGTACACCCCTTTAAATTTCTAATACAAAAACAAAGGAACAAAGAAATGGTGCCCCCTATAACAAAGATCTTTG
This genomic window contains:
- the LOC125856857 gene encoding uncharacterized protein LOC125856857 encodes the protein MEFFRKLSILVLFCLITISSEIIHTNGDQQNVEDNKKEQSPTQMLEEAYSMLLTSTLRSLDVAKSYINQLQLKYFPPNVDFRSKDDVSSNGGAGERIMEATQKSFEKSKETVEGSAKSAAEAVEQKVHDTADKVKDTISAGHRTDEKTEATVPSGHDEL
- the LOC125856858 gene encoding uncharacterized protein At5g64816, with product MVEVWWSLLGAAIPAIVAGQAYRIRRNHAEEQRIKSARGREKSTDDIFVCERVCTSKRMLKKVGAFSKDPIPDTCITVCGVSELDACSDACARTVCVNQHQVPNWNDVCLRRCQSECLKLSSNLPS